In the Takifugu flavidus isolate HTHZ2018 chromosome 11, ASM371156v2, whole genome shotgun sequence genome, one interval contains:
- the nkx3.3 gene encoding NK3 homeobox 3, whose protein sequence is MTLSFTSFSIKDILTGRDVDGAAGEMSTGGHSAPQPTAGTLCADIKTRNLSLGNFQLGRLSDHLSGSSKDTTKPPNIKDPTKAANHPGEDTVASAEERRCLPVTKRRTRAAFTYAQIFQLERRFNAQQYLSGPERADLADTLKLTETQVKIWFQNRRYKTKRRRMMSEFTIVPRKALRVLVRDNQTCPQASGMRLPVTSPLYQAYQHYPCMHHWCQLCSLNMVTSRGML, encoded by the exons atgacgTTGAGCTTCACGTCCTTCTCAATTAAAGACATTCTCACCGGACGTGATGTTGACGGAGCTGCCGGCGAAATGAGCACCGGGGGACACAGTGCTCCACAGCCGACAGCGGGGACCCTCTGCGCGGACATAAAAACGCGCAATTTGTCGCTTGGAAACTTCCAGCTGGGGAGACTTTCTGACCAtctgagcggcagcagcaaggACACAACCAAACCTCCGAATATCAAAG ACCCGACAAAAGCCGCAAACCACCCCGGCGAGGACACGGTCGCTTCAGCGGAGGAACGGCGGTGCCTGCCGGTCACCAAGCGGCGCACCAGGGCGGCCTTCACTTACGCGCAGATCTTCCAACTGGAGCGCCGCTTTAACGCGCAGCAGTATCTCTCGGGCCCCGAACGGGCCGACCTGGCGGACACTCTGAAACTCACAGAGACTCAGGTGaaaatctggttccagaaccgtaGGTACAAAACCAAACGACGGCGGATGATGAGTGAGTTCACGATTGTGCCGAGGAAAGCTTTAAGGGTGCTGGTGAGGGACAATCAAACATGCCCGCAGGCGAGCGGAATGCGCCTCCCAGTGACATCGCCGCTGTACCAGGCGTACCAGCACTACCCCTGCATGCACCACTGGTGCCAGCTGTGCAGCTTGAACATGGTGACGTCCAGAGGGATGCTCTGA
- the slc25a28 gene encoding mitoferrin-2: protein MEADGFVRRRRMTSETAGNDSGVAGASAGAEVRWMGGRFWGVSESLVGSLTPRIGGETEIQTVECIRNAQDGQADDSEPDYEGLPQGASTCTHMLAGAVAGIMEHCLMFPIDCVKTRMQSLQPEPAARYKNVMDALHRIVATEGVWRPMRGLNATAVGAGPAHALYFACYEKLKKTLSDVIHPGANSHLANGTAGCVATLLHDAIMNPAEVVKQRMQMYNSPYRGVLDCTRAVWQREGPSAFYRSYTTQLTMNVPFQALHFMTYEYLQELLNPHRQYNPSSHMLSGALAGAIAAAATTPLDVCKTLLNTQESGALTSSSPNKGAHGQISGLAHAFRTVYRLGGLKGFFKGVQARVIYQMPSTAISWSVYEFFKYGLTKHERDKRRGQHMET, encoded by the exons ATGGAAGCAGATGGATTTGTGAGGAGGCGTCGGATGACAAGTGAGACCGCAGGCAATGATTCCGGAGTTGCTGGTGCATCTGCCGGAGCAGAAGTTCGATGGATGGGCGGACGCTTCTGGGGAGTTTCGGAAAGTCTCGTCGGGAGTCTGACACCTAGGATCGGTGGGGAAACTGAGATCCAGACTGTTGAATGTATCCGCAATGCGCAAGATGGACAAGCAGACGACTCCGAGCCGGATTACGAGGGGCTGCCACAGGGAGCGTCCACTTGCACCCACATGTTAGCTGGAGCCGTGGCCGGGATCATGGAACACTGCCTCATGTTCCCCATCGACTGTGTCAAG ACACGAATGCAGAGCCTCCAGCCTGAGCCCGCAGCCCGCTACAAGAATGTGATGGATGCCCTCCACCGAATCGTTGCCACGGAGGGAGTTTGGCGGCCAATGAGAGGGCTGAATGCGACAGCAGTGGGGGCAGGACCCGCCCATGCCCTCTATTTTGCCTGCTATGAGAAACTGAAAAAGACGCTCAGTGATGTCATTCACCCAGGGGCTAACAGTCATTTGGCTAATG GAACAGCCGGGTGTGTGGCCACACTGCTTCACGACGCCATCATGAACCCGGCGGAAG TTGTGAAGCAGCGCATGCAGATGTATAACTCGCCCTACCGTGGCGTGTTGGACTGTACACGCGCCGTGTGGCAGAGGGAAGGCCCGAGCGCCTTCTACCGCAGCTACACCACCCAGCTCACCATGAACGTGCCCTTCCAGGCGCTCCACTTCATGACCTACGAGTACcttcaggagctcctcaatccccACAGACAGTACAACCCCTCATCCCACATGTTGTCCGGAGCGTTGGCCGGGGccatcgccgccgccgccaccacgcCCCTGGATGTCTGCAAGACCCTGCTCAACACGCAGGAGTCGGGCGcgctcacttcctcctcccccaaCAAAGGAGCCCACGGACAGATCTCAGGCCTGGCCCACGCCTTCCGGACAGTTTACAGGCTGGGCGGCCTGAAGGGCTTCTTCAAGGGGGTCCAGGCGAGGGTGATCTACCAGATGCCCTCCACGGCCATCAGCTGGTCAGTCTACGAGTTCTTCAAGTACGGACTCACCAAGCACGAACGCGACAAGAGGAGAGGGCAGCACATGGAGACATAG